ATACAGATAATTTTCTTAACTTAAAGTTTGATTATGGgttagaattttaatatttaagctaacaaGTAACAACCCTACAGTACGCATTTCTGCAATGTTGCTTCTGGGTTTAGCTAGAAGAAACAAATAGTATGTTGCTATCTAATAtccaattaataaatgtattaattaaacaatagaCTGACTTGACATAGTCtgtctttattttattaatacaaagataaatttgctatatttttttatcatgttttaGATTGAATCTTAATATTcaaaacttaacaaaaataattatttttaatgatttaatcagtttaattaaaaaaattaactttcttAATTGAATTTGTTTGCTTTAAGGTGTTGTATATGAATGCATTGAGTGTAAAAAGTCgttcgagaaaaaaaaatattataaacgccaTATGAAAACAGTCGTTCACTCAGGTAATAAAGTTGATAATCCATTTTATTGTGCTCATTGTCCAaagatattttactataaatttaatttatcatcacACATGAAACAAGTTCATTTTAaacagtacaataattatatttgtaacttgTGCGGGCGGAGTTTTCAGTATGGAAACAATTACAAAAGGCATAAAGATTCTCATATGCAAGTCAGAAACTATGTTTGTGAACATTGTGGTGCTTGTTTTTATCGCAAACATGCTTTGCTAGATCATCAAATTGCTATACATAATGAAGAAAAGAATTTTGTTTGCAATGTATGtggtgataattttaaattaaaatcaattttaataaggCATATGGAAAATCattctgaaaccaaaaaatatgtatgccATTGCaaacgtatatttaaatttgcatCCAATTTACGACGTCACCAAGTCAACATCCATAATCAAGTATATACTGAATCTGTTAAAGTAAAACGCTTTGTGGAAGATAATAGCCGTTCATCTCCATTGGCGGTCATGAACGAAGAAAAAGAAATACAAagattgaaacaaaaaaatatcaacccCCTTCGATTAGAAGACAGTGTATCATATTCATTGATGGCATATCATGATAACTTAGATTTAAGTAGTGTTGATATAGCAGAGAGTGTACTTCAAGTCGCCTCTGCTTCAAATTACAAGATAGAATGTGAAGAAAATTCATGTTTCCCTGGAATTCACCCTCCTATTGAAACATCTCTAGTATGCAGTTTAAATGATGGTGTAGATTTGTCTCCTAATTCTTCACAGCAATACTTATCTGATTATGTTGTTCCACATCAGTTtccatttttgaatatttgaatgttaCAAAATTGCATTTAGGGATGTTTATTATtgatgaaacaaatttaatgtgatgcaaaaaaattattatacaaaatattaccaatattagGGTGTTAAACTAAGATGTACTTTCTATAGTCTACTTGACTTCTTATGCTTAATATCTTACTAATTTggttttatatgaaatatattctttaggtattataaaaataagtgacGCTGAAAtgctaaaaatatactatatatactattatttagtcTGTGACATTGTATATTAAGGGACCCCCACCACCCTACTTTTACTACATGGACCAGGGTCGTTATagtcataatacaatttataaattacatattggacaataaaagaaatatattttctcaTAAGGTATCTGGTTGGTGTTTGTGCGGTCTTCTTGGAAGACATCTTGTGGTAGGCGCAGTTTTAGcctaaaattatgttatttctcCAAATTTTGAAATGGGTAGCTTCTTTGGTTTTCTcttgattattatgaatgtttt
This portion of the Acyrthosiphon pisum isolate AL4f chromosome A1, pea_aphid_22Mar2018_4r6ur, whole genome shotgun sequence genome encodes:
- the LOC100572746 gene encoding zinc finger protein 875 isoform X2; the protein is MLVAHMSTVHGSKLEPIVLNCKYCMKTFVQKRSLHLHYKTVHKNTGTICLDCGQPFDSKQELADHVKTIKHGDGFICHKCGEVFTRNQQYKLHLQRHDAYCCFNCNAQFANSKKLNKHLKLCVSIPPTDNYSKNKQSTTGVVYECIECKKSFEKKKYYKRHMKTVVHSGNKVDNPFYCAHCPKIFYYKFNLSSHMKQVHFKQYNNYICNLCGRSFQYGNNYKRHKDSHMQVRNYVCEHCGACFYRKHALLDHQIAIHNEEKNFVCNVCGDNFKLKSILIRHMENHSETKKYVCHCKRIFKFASNLRRHQVNIHNQVYTESVKVKRFVEDNSRSSPLAVMNEEKEIQRLKQKNINPLRLEDSVSYSLMAYHDNLDLSSVDIAESVLQVASASNYKIECEENSCFPGIHPPIETSLVCSLNDGVDLSPNSSQQYLSDYVVPHQFPFLNI
- the LOC100572746 gene encoding gastrula zinc finger protein XlCGF57.1 isoform X1; translation: MPENYSCDHCEKTFTNRRHYDLHVDGHLRNVCRVCGSSCNSRKMLVAHMSTVHGSKLEPIVLNCKYCMKTFVQKRSLHLHYKTVHKNTGTICLDCGQPFDSKQELADHVKTIKHGDGFICHKCGEVFTRNQQYKLHLQRHDAYCCFNCNAQFANSKKLNKHLKLCVSIPPTDNYSKNKQSTTGVVYECIECKKSFEKKKYYKRHMKTVVHSGNKVDNPFYCAHCPKIFYYKFNLSSHMKQVHFKQYNNYICNLCGRSFQYGNNYKRHKDSHMQVRNYVCEHCGACFYRKHALLDHQIAIHNEEKNFVCNVCGDNFKLKSILIRHMENHSETKKYVCHCKRIFKFASNLRRHQVNIHNQVYTESVKVKRFVEDNSRSSPLAVMNEEKEIQRLKQKNINPLRLEDSVSYSLMAYHDNLDLSSVDIAESVLQVASASNYKIECEENSCFPGIHPPIETSLVCSLNDGVDLSPNSSQQYLSDYVVPHQFPFLNI